The nucleotide sequence AAGGCAAGCAGTGTTAAACTGAAGGAAACCTGATTGCTGATCCGGTCGAATTTATGAAGGATTCGGTTGATTTCCGATAAACTGATCTCAAATTTCAAATCCCCTTTGGAAGCTTGATTTAAAACCTTATCAACCTGATTCGGAATATTGGTAAACGTATCTGATAAGTCCTCCGCTTTATTCCAAAGCCTTTTTCCCATTTTAATCGGATCGTACCGCTCCCTCATAACCTGTTCCCCATAAGGCTTAGCAAACTCAATCATATCAAAGCTTGAATCAATACCAGAAATGATGCCTTCAATCGTAATCAACGCTTTCCCCATCATCGTCATTTCCTTAGGCAGGATGATTCGATGTTCCTGTGCAGCGGTAAATAACTCCTTAACCGTCAAGCCTAAACTCAATCCATCTTTTGATGAACTTTCAACCGTTTTCCTGATTCCATCTACTCGATCATAAAAATGCTGTTCATCAATATCTGAAGGAACATTGGCCATACTGAAGATAGACCGGACGATTCGCTGGGTATCCTTCTGCATGATTCCCATCATCATTGAAGCAGAATCATATCTTAGGCTAGCTGAAAGCCGCCCTACTTGACCAAAATCTATGAATATAAGCTGTTGCGCTTCTGGATTATAAAGAATGTTGCCGGGGTGCGGATCACCATGAAAAAAACCTTCTTTTAGAATTTGGGTTATAAATGCACTTACTAATAGATCAGCAATCCTTCGTTTTTCCTCATTTTCAATAACAATAGTATTCAATTCGTTGAGCTTGATACCCTCAACCTTTTCCATGGTTAGAATCTGGGGAGTCGAGTATTCATGAAAGACAACCGGAACCTTTATGG is from Mesobacillus boroniphilus and encodes:
- a CDS encoding ABC1 kinase family protein, giving the protein MLTDRLRRLNRYREIASLFVKYGFGYVLEEVGLFHVLSLKDRITADVKSGNTKEAGYRIRCMLEELGPAFIKLGQLLSIRSDMLPEEIVKELELLQDQVPPVPVNEIKEKLHHEFGRPVEDVFRFFDEDYVAAASIGQVHEAILSTGESVMVKVQRPGIKQTVHTDLEILRDIARLIEQRYDWAQYYNITDMVEELSESIRRELDYTEEARNTDMVQMQFEDCESIKVPVVFHEYSTPQILTMEKVEGIKLNELNTIVIENEEKRRIADLLVSAFITQILKEGFFHGDPHPGNILYNPEAQQLIFIDFGQVGRLSASLRYDSASMMMGIMQKDTQRIVRSIFSMANVPSDIDEQHFYDRVDGIRKTVESSSKDGLSLGLTVKELFTAAQEHRIILPKEMTMMGKALITIEGIISGIDSSFDMIEFAKPYGEQVMRERYDPIKMGKRLWNKAEDLSDTFTNIPNQVDKVLNQASKGDLKFEISLSEINRILHKFDRISNQVSFSLTLLAFSIVVLGLIVGATFGNNTILTSVPAIEVGFIIAFGMFLWIIYSILKSGRF